GCTCGAAGGGGCTCTCGCTGGCCGTCGCGGTCACCGGCATCCTCGCCACGATGCCGTACATCGCGCTCCAGCTGGTCGGCATCCAGGCCGTGCTCGACGTCATGGGCGTCGGCGGCGGTCCGGACACCAACTGGTTCATCAAGGACCTGCCGCTCCTGATCGCGTTCGCGGTGCTCGCCGCGTACACGTACTCGTCCGGTCTGCGCGCTCCCGCGCTGATCGCGTTCGTGAAGGACGGTCTGATCTATCTGGTCATCGCCGTCGCGATCATCTACATCCCGATCAAGCTCGGCGGGTTCGACGAGATCTTCCGGGCGGCGAGCGACAAGTTCTCGGCGACGAACGAGGCGGCGGGCAAGCCCGTCGCGGGCCTCGCGCCGGGCGAGGCCGGGCAGTGGACGTACGCCACGCTCGCGCTCGGCTCCGCGCTCGCGCTGTTCATGTATCCCCACTCGATCACGGCGACGCTCTCCTCCAAGAGCCGCGACGTGATCCGCCGCAACACCACGATCCTGCCGCTCTATTCGCTGATGCTGGGCCTGCTCGCGCTGCTCGGCTTCATGGCGATCGCGGCCGGGGTGAAGGTGGAGAACGGGCAGCTGGCGATTCCGCAGCTGTTCGAGAACATGTTCCCCGACTGGTTCACGGGCGTCGCGTTCGCGGCGATCGGCATCGGCGCGCTCGTGCCGGCGGCCATCATGTCGATCGCGGCCGCGAATCTCTTCACGAGGAACATCTACAAGGACTTCCTCAAGCCGGACGCGACTCCGCAGCAGGAGATGAAGATCTCCAAGCTGGTCTCGCTCCTGGTGAAGGTCGGCGCGCTCGCCTTCGTCCTCACCATGGACAAGACGGTCGCGATCAACTTCCAGCTCCTGGGCGGCATCTGGATCCTGCAGACGATGCCCGCGCTGGTCGGCGGCCTGTTCACGCGGTGGTTCCACCGCTGGGCGCTGCTCGCCGGCTGGGCGATCGGCATGATCTACGGAACGGTCGCCGCGTACGGTGTCGCGTCACCGACGCAGAAGCACTTCGGCGGCTCGTCCGACGAGATCCCCGGCATCGGCGAGATCGGCTACATCGGCCTCACGGCGTTCGTCCTGAACGTGGTGGTCACCGTGGTCATGACCTTCGTCCTGCGCGCCATGAAGGCCCCTGACGGCATCGACGAGACGTCTCCCGGGGACTACACGGCGGACGCGGGCGACCCGGGTGTCGTGGAGGAGCTGCCGCCGGCCACGGCGGGAGCGCCGGGCGGGCACTGAGGTTCCTCGTACGTGTGTGACACGGGCCGCCGGAGCAATCCGGCGGCCCGTTGCCGTGCGTGCGCCCTCATGGGGCCTTGTAGAGCTCCGTCCGGACCCGTGCCGCGGCCTTGGCCGCCGAGGAGATCGCCAGATCCTTGTGGGGGCCCGCGTCCACGAGCACGAGCACGCCGCCGACCCGCACCTCGACCTTGTAGTACGGGGTTTCGCCGTCGTGTTCGTCGTCGCCCTCGGTCCTCGTGGTCTCCAGGATCGCCTCGTCGCCGAGACCGGGCAGCTTCTCGGCCGTGTGGTGCTCCACCACCGGGGCCGCGTCGGTGTCGACGGTGACACTGGGGCACGCCTGGTGGAGCTGCCGGCGCAGTTCGACGTGACGCCCTGCCCGCCCGGCCCGCATCGAGACCAGACTCTGGGAGACGACGGGGTCGCCCTCGTCGGCCATCGCCCCGGGGAAGGGGCGGATGGTGTGGCCGGCACTGGCTCCGCGCAGGGAGAACAGTTCCCTGCTCGCCTTCGCGCCGGGAGCACAGGTGCCCCAGTCACCGCCTCCGTAATGCTGGTTGTAGAGCCCCGTGGTGGCGTTGAGCGTGTCGGCCCGCACCCCGACCGCCTTCGCGGGCAGCAGGGCGGCCTTCAGCTCGGCGTCCGTGAAGAGCTTGCGGGGGTCGGCTTCGCCGTCGACACCGGCGGCCGTGGTCGGCTTCGGGGTCCGTGTGTGCTCCGCCGTCGTCGCCCGACCGCCGTCCCCGCACCCGGTGAGCGCCAGCAGCAGTACGGCCGCACAACCCGCACCCAGCCCTCGCACGGCACCGCCCCCTGTTCGGCCTTCAGTTCGGCCGCCACCCTAGAGGACCGGAGGGGACAGCCGCTCCGACACAAGATGTGGGGCTGCCGCCCAGGGCCAGCACAAGATGTATGCTCGTGCTCGCTGTCGCCGCAGGGGAATCCGGTGCAAGTCCGGAACTGTCCCGCAACGGTGTACGAGTACGCATTTGTCGTGCTCTCAAGTCCGAAGACCTGTCGGCAGCGCGCCCGTTCCGACCGGTCCGGGTGCCAACGTCGTCCGGGCCTCGTGGAATGGGCTGGTGGACGCGGAGCGCAGCCCTGCCCAGGGGCGGGCGCCCGTGTGTCACTCATCCCTCCGCGGGCCCAGAGCCGAGCGAGGGAGTGCTCCACGTGACCATCGCGCCAGCCGAACCTGCGTCAGCGCAGACCACCGACGGTCAGCAGACCGCCGACGGCCCAGGAACCGCGCTGCTGCGTACCCTGACCGACCTCACCGCCGACCTCCCCGACGCCGACCCCGGCAGAGTCGCCGCCGCCGCGCTCCGCGGCCGCTCGGCCCGCGCGGACCTGGCTGAGCTGCGGGAGCTGGCGACCGAGGCGGCCGCGGGGCTCATCTCCGAGGACCCGACGTATTCGCAGCTCGCGGCCAGGCTGCTCAGTCTCAGCATCCGTGACGAGGCGGCGTCGCAGGGCGTGCGCTCCTTCTCCGATTCGGTCGCCGTGGGTCACCGCGAGGGCCTGATCGCGGACCGCACCGCCGCGTTCGTCACCGACCACGCGGAGCGCCTCGACGGTCTCGTGGAGGCCGCCCTGGAGGACGGCGCCGACTTCCGGTTCGGCTACTTCGGCCTGCGCACCCTGCACAGCCGCTATCTGCTCCGGCACCCGATCACCCGGCACGTCATCGAGACCCCGCAGCACTTCATGCTGCGCGTCGCGAGCGGCCTCGCCGAGGACGGCAGCGTCCGCGCCCTGGACGAGGTCGCCTCCCTGTACCGCCTGATGAGCCGCCTGGACTACCTGCCGTCCTCGCCGACACTCTTCAACTCCGGCACCCGGCACCCGCAGATGTCCTCCTGCTACCTCCTCGACTCGCCGCTGGACGAGCTGGACTCCATCTACGACCGCTACCACCAGGTCGCGCGCCTCTCCAAGCACGCGGGCGGCATCGGCCTCTCGTACTCCCGCGTCCGCGCCCGCGGTTCGCTGATCCGCGGCACGAACGGCCACTCCAACGGCATCGTGCCGTTCCTGAAGACGCTGGACGCCTCCGTCGCCGCCGTGAACCAGGGCGGGCGGCGCAAGGGCGCCGCCGCGGTCTACCTGGAGACCTGGCACTCCGACATCGAGGAGTTCCTGGAGCTGCGCGACAACACGGGTGAGGACCAGCGGCGCACGCACAACCTCAACCTCGCGCACTGGATCCCGGACGAGTTCATGCGCCGGGTCGCCGCCGACCAGGACTGGTCGCTGTTCTCGCCGGCCGACGTGCCCGAGTTCGTCGACCTGTGGGGCGACGAGTTCGACGCCGCCTACCGCAAGGCCGAGGCCGCCGGGCTCGCCCGCAAGACCATTCCGGCCCGCGATCTGTACGGCCGCATGATGCGCACCCTCGCGCAGACCGGCAACGGCTGGATGACGTTCAAGGACGCCGCCAACCGCACCGCCAACCAGA
This Streptomyces sp. NBC_01283 DNA region includes the following protein-coding sequences:
- a CDS encoding ribonucleoside-diphosphate reductase subunit alpha, with the protein product MTIAPAEPASAQTTDGQQTADGPGTALLRTLTDLTADLPDADPGRVAAAALRGRSARADLAELRELATEAAAGLISEDPTYSQLAARLLSLSIRDEAASQGVRSFSDSVAVGHREGLIADRTAAFVTDHAERLDGLVEAALEDGADFRFGYFGLRTLHSRYLLRHPITRHVIETPQHFMLRVASGLAEDGSVRALDEVASLYRLMSRLDYLPSSPTLFNSGTRHPQMSSCYLLDSPLDELDSIYDRYHQVARLSKHAGGIGLSYSRVRARGSLIRGTNGHSNGIVPFLKTLDASVAAVNQGGRRKGAAAVYLETWHSDIEEFLELRDNTGEDQRRTHNLNLAHWIPDEFMRRVAADQDWSLFSPADVPEFVDLWGDEFDAAYRKAEAAGLARKTIPARDLYGRMMRTLAQTGNGWMTFKDAANRTANQTAEPGHTVHSSNLCTEILEVTDDGETAVCNLGSVNLGAFVDTDAGDIDWQRLDETVRTAVTFLDRVVDINFYPTEQAGRSNARWRPVGLGAMGLQDVFFQLKLPFDSPAARALSTRIAERIMLAAYEASADLAERNGPLPAWEKTRTARGVLHPDHYGVELTWPERWAALRERIAATGMRNSLLLAIAPTATIASIAGVYECIEPQVSNLFKRETLSGEFLQVNSYLVQELKRLGVWDAQTREALREANGSVQGFSWIPAEVRDLYRTAWEIPQRGLIDMAAARTPFLDQAQSLNLFLETPTIGKLSSMYAYAWQQGLKTTYYLRSRPATRIARAAAGKTEAAAPVPPQATAEEAVACSLENPESCEACQ
- the mctP gene encoding monocarboxylate uptake permease MctP; this translates as MNVLAADTGGVNGIALAVFIFFFAAVTAMGFLAARWRKAETESLDEWGLGGRSFGTWVTWFLLGGDLYTAYTFVAVPAAIYAAGAAGFFAVPYTILVYPLIFTFLPRLWSVSHKHGYVTTSDFVRGRFGSKGLSLAVAVTGILATMPYIALQLVGIQAVLDVMGVGGGPDTNWFIKDLPLLIAFAVLAAYTYSSGLRAPALIAFVKDGLIYLVIAVAIIYIPIKLGGFDEIFRAASDKFSATNEAAGKPVAGLAPGEAGQWTYATLALGSALALFMYPHSITATLSSKSRDVIRRNTTILPLYSLMLGLLALLGFMAIAAGVKVENGQLAIPQLFENMFPDWFTGVAFAAIGIGALVPAAIMSIAAANLFTRNIYKDFLKPDATPQQEMKISKLVSLLVKVGALAFVLTMDKTVAINFQLLGGIWILQTMPALVGGLFTRWFHRWALLAGWAIGMIYGTVAAYGVASPTQKHFGGSSDEIPGIGEIGYIGLTAFVLNVVVTVVMTFVLRAMKAPDGIDETSPGDYTADAGDPGVVEELPPATAGAPGGH